A genomic region of Colletotrichum destructivum chromosome 5, complete sequence contains the following coding sequences:
- a CDS encoding Putative Zinc finger, RING-type, which translates to MVMVPGTVRAQQRYLSTRRYGSSENCSRLRKTFPPFVNDWLRPIESKFSDVERCFFPSPKTMFLIDQPEGLVCQICQHSKMSFQDHADKRTGKLPDSVPAIMPCGHVAGVRCLTTWLRDHHNCPFCRQELTHSKCGHGVVPRHITVEELFLIPATIPEGGLIPELCPRCYATALRTSAEARFDACKRRFVQARRRFFTSESQADASFLMHRKTDFENIMLEEYYAKMTNAWLTCW; encoded by the coding sequence ATGGTTATGGTTCCGGGAACTGTAAGAGCCCAGCAGCGATATCTCTCGACGAGACGCTACGGGTCGAGCGAGAATTGTTCGCGTTTGAGAAAGACATTTCCCCCCTTCGTTAACGACTGGCTAAGACCCATTGAATCCAAGTTCTCTGATGTGGAGAGATGCTTCTTTCCTAGCCCTAAGACGATGTTTCTGATCGACCAGCCGGAGGGCCTAGTTTGCCAAATTTGCCAACACAGCAAGATGTCTTTCCAAGACCATGCCGATAAGAGGACGGGCAAGCTGCCGGATAGCGTCCCCGCGATCATGCCTTGTGGACATGTGGCAGGAGTTCGATGCTTGACGACATGGCTTCGAGACCACCATAACTGCCCATTCTGTCGCCAAGAGCTTACCCACAGTAAATGCGGACACGGCGTTGTTCCTCGTCACATCACCGTGGAAGAACTATTTCTTATACCTGCCACGATCCCAGAAGGGGGTTTGATACCAGAGTTATGTCCTCGATGCTACGCGACTGCTTTGAGAACCTCGGCCGAAGCAAGGTTCGATGCCTGCAAGCGAAGATTTGTACAGGCAAGGCGTCGGTTTTTCACATCCGAGAGCCAGGCCGATGCCAGCTTCCTTATGCACAGAAAGACCGACTTCGAGAACATCATGCTGGAGGAGTATTATGCCAAGATGACTAACGCATGGCTGACCTGTTGGTAG
- a CDS encoding Putative ATPase, AFG1, P-loop containing nucleoside triphosphate hydrolase: protein MRSAGPSLPLRRLRALPAAAATPRSLPRPNILRHSLCTSCQTTQVNNARAGRFASIPKEYSKNGVQRRAASTVADATEGNTTSKDHHGPIQEYDRRVDTGILRNDEHQRGIIQSLQHLHDELVKYHAPEVVHPTLESLKPAKSMFGSWFGGGKAAQATIGAIPSNLPRGLYLYGDVGSGKTMLMDLFYDTLPSSVKTKTRIHFHNFMQDVHKRLHKMKMQHGNDVDAVPFVAADIAAKGNVLCFDEFQCTDVADAMILRRLLESLMSHGVVLVTTSNRHPDELYKNGIQRESFVPAIKLLKGRLHVINLDSPTDYRKIPRPPSGVYHTPLDAHANSHAEKWFRFLGDPENPEPHSEVQNVWGREIHVPRVSGRCAWFTFDELIGKATSAADYLELVRNYDAFVITDVPGMTYRQRDLARRFITFIDAVYESHAKLVLTTEKPLTELFVSRAELEESLEKQEKKDFGQSDNAATHLLEDLDHNIDSIKGLQGLFSGDEEAFAFARALSRLSHMGSKEWVERGMGLEQQGGKKERDDWAKVRSRQMEDSM, encoded by the exons ATGCGCAGTGCTGGTCCGTCActtcctcttcgccgacTTAGGGCATTaccagccgctgctgccacCCCCCGAAGCCTCCCAAGGCCAAACATCCTCCGCCACTCTCTTTGCACATCTTGCCAAACAACCCAAGTAAACAACGCCAGAGCCGGCCGTTTTGCCAGTATTCCCAAGGAGTACTCTAAAAATGGAGTGCAGAGAAGGGCTGCGTCAACTGTAGCAGACGCAACCGAAGGAAACACCA CTTCAAAGGACCATCATGGCCCGATCCAAGAATATGACCGCCGGGTCGACACAGGTATCCTGCGCAACGACGAACACCAAAGAG GCATTATCCAGAGCCTCCAACACCTCCACGATGAGCTGGTTAAATACCATGCGCCCGAAGTCGTCCACCCGACTCTCGAATCCTTGAAGCCCGCGAAGTCGATGTTTGGATCTTGGTTCGGTGGAGGCAAGGCGGCCCAAGCCACAATAGGAGCGATCCCGAGCAACCTGCCCCGCGGCCTATATCTTTATGGCGACGTTGGCAGCGGCAAGACGATGCTTATGGACTTGTTTTACGACACACTGCCGAGCTCCGTCAAGACAAAGACGAGAATCCATTTCCACAATTTCATGCAGGATGTTCACAAGCGGCTACACAAGATGAAGATGCAGCATGGCaacgatgtcgatgctgtgCCGTTCGTCGCGGCCGACATTGCGGCCAAGGGCAACGTCCTGTGTTTCGACGAGTTTCAGTGTACGGATGTGGCCGACGCTATGATTCTGAGAAG ATTACTTGAATCGCTCATGTCGCATGGCGTCGTACTGGTCACAACCTCGAACCGACACCCCGACGAACTTTACAAAAATGGAATCCAGCGGGAGTCCTTCGTTCCGGCGATCAAGCTGCTCAAAGGCAGGCTCCATGTGATCAACCTGGACTCTCCGACAGACTACCGCAAGATCCCGAGACCTCCCTCCGGCGTGTACCACACCCCGCTGGATGCGCACGCCAACTCCCACGCTGAGAAGTGGTTTCGCTTCCTAGGCGACCCAGAGAACCCGGAGCCGCACTCGGAGGTGCAGAACGTCTGGGGTCGTGAAATCCACGTCCCGCGCGTCAGCGGCCGCTGTGCTTGGTTCACGTTCGATGAACTTATTGGCAAGGCCACGTCGGCAGCGGACTACCTCGAGCTGGTGCGAAACTACGACGCCTTCGTCATCACCGACGTGCCTGGTATGACGTACCGCCAGCGCGACTTGGCGCGTCGCTTCATTACTTTCATCGACGCCGTGTACGAATCGCACGCGAAGCTAGTCCTGACGACGGAGAAGCCCCTGACGGAACTATTCGTCTCGcgcgccgagctggaggaaTCGTTGGAGaagcaggagaagaaggactTTGGTCAGAGCGACAACGCTGCGACGCACCTCTTGGAGGACCTGGACCATAACATCGATTCGATCAAGGGCCTCCAGGGCCTGttctcgggcgacgaggaggccttcGCATTTGCACGTGCGCTTTCGCGTCTGAGCCATATGGGTAGCAAAGAGTGGGTTGAGCGCGGCATGGGCCTGGAGCAGCAAGGCGGCAAGAAGGAGCGCGACGACTGGGCCAAGGTTCGGAGTCGACAGATGGAGGACAGCATGTGA
- a CDS encoding putative O-methyltransferase UstE: protein MADSKPERRHFDLIKRGVKKPNVPGTLTFIGLRGLDPFLQYQLVAGGLGASILGKVGVSSIPLNIATLSTTSISLLDNLHLPLPHLILLGMSVGSFVKQAYWLVALSAEEFPVSSAVSVSFYNNLVNSANSLLLLAASTSVLTSPRDFPGTALPYQVVLGSILYAVGMFLETASEWQRKQFKDRPENQGKVIKTGLWSWARHINYGGYAMWRAGYCMAASGFIGGTIMGVWQAVDFLARGVPALNEYCSKRYGEQWTQFKKEVPWVLIPGIY, encoded by the coding sequence ATGGCCGACTCTAAGCCCGAGAGAAGGCACTTCGACCTCATCAAGCGCGGCGTCAAGAAGCCCAATGTCCCGGGTACCCTCACTTTCATCGGCCTTCGTGGCCTCGACCCGTTTCTCCAGTAccagctcgtcgccggcggcctgggcgccTCCATCCTCGGCAAAGTCGGCGTGAGCTCCATCCCCCTCAACATCGCCACGCTCTCCACGACGAgcatctccctcctcgacaaTCTTCACCTCCCGCTGCCGCACCTGATACTCCTGGGCATGTCCGTCGGATCCTTCGTTAAGCAGGCTTACTGGCTCGTCGCGCTCTCAGCTGAGGAGTTCCCCGTCTCCAGCGCCGTCAGCGTGAGCTTCTACAACAACCTTGTCAACAGCGCGAACtcgcttctcctcctcgccgcctccacctccGTTCTCACATCGCCCCGCGACTTCCCCGGCACCGCCCTGCCCTAccaggtcgtcctcggaAGCATCCTCTACGCCGTCGGCATGTTTCTCGAAACCGCCTCCGAGTGGCAGCGCAAGCAGTTCAAGGACCGCCCCGAAAACCAGGGCAAAGTCATCAAGACTGGGCTTTGGAGCTGGGCGCGCCACATCAACTACGGCGGCTACGCCATGTGGAGGGCCGGTTACTGCATGGCTGCTTCGGGCTTCATTGGCGGCACCATCATGGGCGTGTGGCAAGCAGTTGATTTCCTCGCGCGCGGTGTGCCGGCGTTGAACGAGTACTGCTCGAAGCGGTATGGTGAGCAGTGGACCCAGTTCAAGAAGGAGGTGCCCTGGGTTTTGATCCCGGGTATCTATTAG
- a CDS encoding Putative peptidase M28 has product MKVARASLLAILAHSVSARFVAEDEINRVQLYPAGSDPEKYLIELAPGDTRWVTEEEKWELRRNGNRFFDITDHKDLGATRLHTRTKSVFPEKCHLQDKVKPLIKDLDKSEIQKNLEKFTSFHTRYFKSDYGRQSSEWLLSKINSIIKDAGADKHVYAEHFPHTWQQSSIIVTIPGKSNSTVIIGAHQDSINLWLPSILAAPGADDDGSGSMTILEAFRTLLKSKDVVSGKADNTIEFHWYSAEEGGLLGSQAIFSSYEQEGRDIKAMLQQDMTGFVQRTLDAGQPESVGVITDFVDAGLTDFIKKVIVEYCKVPYVETKCGYACSDHASASKAGYPSAFVIESAFEYSDNHIHSTDDTIKYLSFDHMLEHAKMTLGLVYELGFTDFAALEKKSAIVSEEL; this is encoded by the exons ATGAAGGTCGCCAGAGCCTCGCTTCTTGCCATATTGGCACACTCGGTCAGCGCCCGCTTTGTTGCCGAAGATGAAATCAACCGCGTCCAGTTGTATCCCGCCGGTTCCGACCCCGAGAAGTATTTGATTGAGCTTGCCCCAGGCGACACCCGCTGGgtgaccgaggaggagaagtgGGAGCTTCGCCGA AACGGCAACCGCTTCTTCGATATCACCGACCACAAAGACCTCGGCGCCACCCGCCTCCACACAAGGACGAAGAGTGTCTTCCCCGAGAAATGCCACCTCCAGGACAAGGTGAAGCCTCTCATCAAGGACCTTGACAAGTCCGAAATTCAAAAGAACCTCGAGAAGTTTACAAGCTTCCACACCCGCTACTTTAAGTCCGACTATGGCCGCCAGTCTTCCGAGTGGCTCCTCTCCAAGATCAACTCCATCATCAAGGATGCCGGCGCTGATAAGCACGTCTACGCTGAGCACTTCCCCCATACCTGGCAACAGAGCTCCATCATTGTCACCATCCCGGGCAAGTCGAACAGCACTGTTATCATCGGCGCCCACCAGGACTCTATCAACCTATGGTTGCCCTCTATCCTCGCGGCGCCCGgcgctgacgacgacggcagcggctcCATGACCATCCTCGAGGCCTTTCGCACCCTACTCAAGTCCAAGGACGTCGTTTCTGGCAAGGCCGACAATACGATCGAGTTCCACTGGTACAGCGCTGAGGAGGGCGGTTTGCTTGGTAGCCAGGCCATCTTCTCGTCGTACGAGCAGGAGGGGCGTGATATCAAGGCCATGCTCCAGCAAGACATGACCGGTTTCGTGCAAAGGACGCTCGATGCCGGCCAGCCCGAGAGCGTTGGTGTCATCACTGACTTTGTTGACGCTGGTCTGACCGACTTCATCAAGAAGGTGATTGTTGAG TATTGCAAGGTTCCCTACGTTGAGACCAAGTGCGGATACGCCTGCTCTGACCACGCCTCTGCAAGCAAGGCCGGCTATCCCTCAGCCTTCGTCATCGAGTCCGCCTTCGAGTACTCGGACAACCACATACATAGCACCGACGATACCATCAAGTACTTGTCATTTGACCACATGCTTGAGCACGCCAAAATGACTCTTGGTCTGGTGTACGAGCTCGGCTTCACTGACTTTGCTGCTCTTGAGAAGAAGAGTGCGATTGTTTCTGAGGAGTTGTAA
- a CDS encoding Putative Dual specificity protein phosphatase, giving the protein METSKEHLSDTVAAAPYSHRPPSPPYIPIPLTYPKGPAAATIVPSFDNVDAMRLTSEDLRIITRNKSQTATDRSVGWSYESRRKAQSILDFLYLGPLSVARDEAWLAKEGITMIIVTRHSRVAQARLMSVDKVAQKLGIGVEYLDVQDNSELIRGFPEVVAKINGHLLDVYRSQAMPMQEGQMIIDNDSFKSGKVLLVCETGNDRSTFVAAAYIMNMYGKDMISTVQFISIQRFSANFDEDGKRMLQAYEDILNAQRSVSIATRDIPRAGHFNGPSGRGKRGIESTFNEDDMLVGDGYATFTADRERYQDRGRFAPFVDRGSAT; this is encoded by the coding sequence ATGGAGACCTCGAAAGAACACCTCTCTGACACCGTTGCCGCTGCCCCGTACAGCCACAGACCCCCGAGCCCCCCCTATATCCCAATTCCCCTGACATATCCAAAGGGACCTGCTGCAGCCACCATCGTTCCCTCATTCGACAATGTAGACGCAATGCGGTTGACGAGCGAGGATCTCAGAATCATCACCCGAAACAAAAGCCAGACGGCTACCGACAGATCAGTAGGATGGAGCTACGAATCCCGCCGCAAGGCCCAGTCAATCTTGGATTTCCTCTACCTCGGTCCCTTGTCTGTTGCCCGCGACGAGGCTTGGcttgccaaggagggcatCACCATGATCATAGTGACGCGTCATTCCAGGGTCGCCCAAGCGAGGCTAATGAGCGTGGATAAGGTCGCGCAGAAGCTGGGCATAGGAGTCGAGTACCTGGATGTCCAAGACAATTCCGAACTGATCCGTGGCTTCCCCGAGGTTGTGGCAAAGATCAACGGGCACCTTCTCGATGTCTACCGCAGTCAGGCAATGCCCATGCAGGAGGGCCAAATGATCATTGACAACGACAGCTTCAAGAGCGGAAAGGTTCTGCTTGTTTGCGAGACAGGAAACGACCGGTCAACTTTCGTCGCTGCAGCGTACATCATGAATATGTACGGGAAAGACATGATTTCGACAGTTCAATTCATCTCGATCCAGAGATTCTCCGCCAACTTTGACGAGGATGGAAAGAGAATGCTGCAGGCATATGAGGACATACTCAACGCCCAGAGAAGTGTTTCCATTGCGACAAGAGACATTCCCCGAGCTGGTCATTTTAACGGCCCTAGCGGCCGAGGCAAGCGAGGAATCGAGTCGACATTCAATGAGGACGACATGCTGGTGGGTGATGGTTATGCAACGTTCACCGCAGATCGAGAACGCTATCAAGACAGGGGCAGATTTGCTCCCTTCGTTGATCGTGGCTCAGCGACTTAG